From the genome of Uranotaenia lowii strain MFRU-FL chromosome 1, ASM2978415v1, whole genome shotgun sequence, one region includes:
- the LOC129749977 gene encoding glucose-dependent insulinotropic receptor-like has translation MDAREQKRYWLYLEHPDDLLYFNNGDVSNRNGSFLPGTVEPGGSELTNGEQTQLLLYDIFIPLLGSLIILLNLAVVVSSCILLRKGQQPYTTYLFLGNVAASDLLTGFAVIYGQYAPRELRSEDNCAILIGLIVSTTLVSVYSVGLIAVDRYLYIMNGIHYQRYITPTRARLAIGGTWFIGLIIGFLPAFGWRGDTDGGRICWFIRLAPPPLVILTTVVGILPVIVVIVLYSIILHKALRRVAQLKKASREQQGATAAGNLRLFRGAGTASNPHLADSPEQPLAEPKQTTKCFRCCCKKKSPTSPTDTPSTRGPGSSSGRHPTKWKAVKVVMLTTGCFVVTWMPYFIASTMFVLCDPNTNPDLCRGLQFAIASPLAILGFANSLLNPCIYAWWHQGFRTSIQKMCRKMCRCCDRRKDNKSTGRQGRGIVATCSDASSADSGQQVRASEITSTTTTSTVAEECHRTSSNSNYSGSRINSGRRNGNKTRRITYGAASDQTATDTDTDHRTNVRL, from the exons ATGGATGCTCGCGAGCAGAAAAGATACTGGCTATATTTGGAGCACCCGGATGATCTTCTCTATTTTAACAACGGCGATGTTTCAAACCGCAATGGATCCTTCCTGCCGGGTACCGTTGAACCTGGCGGAAGTGAACTCACCAATGGGGAACAAACCCAGCTGCTGCTGTACGACATCTTCATCCCACTGCTGGGTTCGCTGATTATCTTGCTGAACCTGGCCGTGGTCGTGTCAAGCTGCATATTGCTACGAAAAG GTCAACAACCATACACTACTTATCTGTTCCTGGGAAATGTTGCAGCATCCGATTTGCTAACCGGATTTGCCGTCATCTATGGCCAATATGCACCGAGGGAGCTCCGGAGTGAGGATAACTGCGCCATACTGATTG GATTAATTGTTTCCACCACCCTGGTTTCGGTGTACAGTGTCGGTCTGATTGCCGTGGACCGGTACCTCTACATCATGAACGGAATCCACTACCAGCGCTATATCACCCCGACCCGGGCTCGCTTGGCCATTGGCGGCACTTGGTTCATCG GTCTTATCATCGGCTTCCTGCCGGCGTTCGGGTGGCGCGGTGATACTGATGGTGGCCGGATTTGCTGGTTCATCCGGCTGGCGCCACCTCCCCTGGTCATCCTGACAACCGTTGTGGGAATTCTTCCGGTGATCGTGGTCATTGTGTTGTACAGCATCATTCTGCACAAAGCCCTGCGCCGGGTGGCCCAGCTCAAGAAGGCTAGCCGTGAGCAACAGGGTGCCACTGCGGCCGGCAATTTACGACTGTTCCGTGGCGCAGGAACTGCCTCCAATCCCCACCTCGCCGATTCGCCGGAACAACCGCTGGCCGAGCCAAAGCAAACGACCAAATGTTTCCGATGTTGCTGCAAGAAAAAATCACCAACAAGCCCGACTGACACCCCATCAACGAGGGGCCCAGGGTCCTCTTCCGGTAGACATCCGACCAAGTGGAAGGCTGTTAAGGTGGTCATGCTCACGACGGGATGCTTCGTCGTAACATGGATGCCATATTTCATTGCTAGCACCATGTTCGTTCTGTGTGACCCAAATACGAATCCGGACCTGTGCCGGGGCCTACAGTTTGCAATTGCCAGCCCGCTCGCCATTCTGGGCTTTGCCAATAGTCTTCTTAATCCGTGCATCTACGCCTGGTGGCATCAGGGATTCCGCACATCAATACAGAAGATGTGTAGGAAAATGTGTCGCTGCTGTGACCGCCGGAAGGACAATAAATCAACCGGTCGTCAGGGCCGTGGAATCGTGGCCACCTGTAGTGACGCGAGTAGTGCCGATAGTGGCCAGCAGGTGCGTGCCTCGGAAATCACCTCTACCACCACGACTAGCACTGTCGCCGAAGAGTGCCATCGGACTTCAAGCAACTCAAACTATTCTGGAAGCCGCATTAATAGTGGCAGACGGAACGGAAACAAAACGCGGAGAATCACGTATGGTGCCGCCAGTGACCAGACAGCTACCGACACCGATACAGATCACCGGACGAATGTCAGGCTGTAA